The following is a genomic window from Eubalaena glacialis isolate mEubGla1 chromosome 18, mEubGla1.1.hap2.+ XY, whole genome shotgun sequence.
agagtctcaacaaagaaaccaaagatataaagaagaaccaaagggcaattttagaactgaaaaatacagtaccaaaaaaaaaaaaaaaactcagtagtTGGGCTTAAGAGCAGAATgtagaagaaagaggaaataattaGTGCACTGGAAGAAAGGACAATAGGCAttacccaatctgaacaacagagagaaaaatagactgaaaaaaataGTAGAGCCTTAGGGTCCTGTGGGATTATAACAAAAGACCTAACATTCATTTCACCAGAGtcctggaaggagaggagaaagaggacagGACTGAAAAGTGTTCAAAGAACGACACGGCGACCTAAGACAGCAGGCCACATCAGCCGGGCATGGCGGCATGGAGCCCAGCCTCGGCAGCACCTCTGCTCTGTGGAACCTGCCGGCTTCCTCTTCTCCACTGTGCCCAGTGCATGTTTGCCTCGCAGACTGAGGGGGAGCTCAAAGTGACCCAAATTCTCAAAGAAAAGTTTCCTCGAGCTACAGCTATCAAAGTCACTGACATTTCAGGAGGCTGTGGGGCAATGTATGAAATTCAAATCAAATCGGAAGAATTTAAGGAGAAGAGAACTGTCCAGCAGCACCAGATGGTACCTCAGGcactaaaagaagaaatcaaatgtATGCATGGATTGTGGATATTTACCTCTGTCCCCAAACACTGACCACGCCCTGGCTGCGTAGATGTTGCTGCTGAAACCTTGGATGAATCTTATTGCCACCATTCTTTCCTAGGCATATGAcaaaaaatttatctattttattcatagACATTTCCATGTCGTAATTATAGAAGAATATGGTATCTATTTAGATGTTAATTAAAGGCAACAGAcaactaaaatttttttcattacaaaaaaaaaaagtattcaaaggaagagtggttgaaaacttcccaggtTTGACAAAAGACATAAACCTTCAGATTCTAGGAGCTAATTTTACCCAAACagtataaatacagaaaaagccATACCAGACACACCATAAATAAACTTCTGAAAGTGAAAGACATAgacaaaatcttgaaagcagccagagaaaaatgataTGTTAATACTGGGGGAAAGCAATGAGAATAATagtagatttctcatcagaaactatggaGGCCAGTGGAAGTGACACAATGTTCTTCAAGTGCTGAAAAAAAGGCTGCCTAACCCAAAATTTTATACCCAGCAAAAATGCCCTTCATTAATTAAagggaaatcaagacattctccaGTGAAAATAAACTAAGAGAACTTGTCCCCAGcagacctaccctaaaagaaaggcttaaaattttctgtaaacaGAAAGGatgctattaaagaaaaaaaaccttgcaacatgaggaaagaagaaagaatacaaTGAGCAAAAATGTGGATAAATACTATAAGTTTCTCTTCTCTTGAGTTTTCCAAACATGTCTGATGATCAAAGCAAAAATTACAACACTGTTTGATGTAGTTCTAAATGtatgtagagaaaatattttaaacaacaatATTATAAGTGGGGAAAATAAAGGTAGTTAAAGGGAGGTAATGTTTCTATACTTTATTCAAACTGGTGAAATGATGGTACCAGTAGACTCTGATAAGTTATATATCAAGAATATAAtgcctagagcaaccactaaaaaagttACACAAAGAGATACACTCAAAAACATTACAGATAAATCAaagtggaattttttaaatgttcaaagtaacccacagacacacaggaaaaagaaaatggagaaacaaaccacagaaaacaaatgaaagacaATGGTGGAATTAAGCTCTAATATATCaacaattatattaaatataaatggtctaagtATACCAATTAAAAGAGTTGGTGGAAATGGATTAACAAACATGACCCAACTACATGCTGTCAACAAGAAACTCATTTCAAATACAACAACATAGGCAGGTTGAAagcaaagggatggaaaaaaatatatcatgcaaacattaaataaataaaaggagtatattaatatcagattaCATAGACTTCAGAGAAAATTACTATAGATAGAAAAGGATACTAATGATGAAATGATCAGCCCACTaagaatgcattctttttttctttttttgttttttttttggccgtgtggcacagtatgtgggatcctagttccctgaccggggattgaaccagTGGGCTCTGCAGTGGAAgagtggaatcttaaccactggaccaccagggaagtcccaagaatgcaTTCTTATATACATTATTCTTGTATACTTGTGTATACACTTAGAATATGTATATATCCTAAATGTGTTTATACCAAACAAAAGAGCTGCAAAATataagaagtaaaaactgacaaaactgaaaggaaaaagagataaatccacaattatagttgagTGCTTTAAGTCTCCTCTCTCAGAAACTAGACagaaaagcaacaaggatatGGAAGAACTCAACACCATCAACCAAGAATGAATTGACATTTAAAGAACAATCCacacaacaacagaatacacatttctttcaagtgtccatggaacatatataaaaataaggtaTATCCTAGGCcatgaaaaaaatctcaacaaatttgaaGGAATTTAAGTCATTCAGAGTGTGCTCTTCAACCACAATAAAACCAAAtggaaatcaatagcagaaagatAACAAAATTttccaaacacttggaaactaaacaacacacttctaaataacccatggattaagaaaaaagtctcaagggaaatttttttaatgaaacaatgaaaatgagAATACAACAATCAGAAGCTGTAGgacacagctaaagcagtgctgagagggaaatttatagtactaaatgcatacattagaaaagaggaaaggtctcaaataaataatctaagccCCCACATATAAAAGAAGAGCAGAATAAACCCAAAGGAAACATACagatggaaggaaataataaggtaagaacagaaataaatgaaattaaaacagaaaaacaatagagaagatcaataaaacaaaaaactacttctttggaaagatcaataaaattgacaaatctctGGCAAactgaccaaaaagaaaaaaagaaaaaaaattaggaaaacacaaaTTGTCCTAATAGGAATAAAACAGAGGATATCACCACAAACTCTGCAGatataaaaagaatgataagGCAATACTGTAAACAACTCTATACCCGTAAATATGACAACTAAAACAAAATGGGTTGATACCTCAAAAAACGCAAGCTACCATAATTCACCCAATATGAAAACAAGAATGTGAATAGCCCTATAATGATTAAGAAATTTGAATTTGtgatttaaaatttccaaaaaggAAACCTCCAGGCCCAGATAGTGTTACTGATGAATCCtatcaaatgtttaaagaaaaattaatgctaTTCTATAGgatttcttccagaaaataaagagacgggaacacttcccaattcatATTATGAAGCTTGTATTACTTTGATGCCAAAACCAAAgactgtgaaagaaagaaagagaggagggagggagggagagagggggggagggagggagggagagagaggggaaaggagagagtgagaaggggagagagggagagagggaggaaggaaagaaagaaactacatgaatgtagatgcaaaaatccttcacacgtattagcaaatagaattcagcaatatatataaagaattacaCACAGTAACCAAGTGGGATATGTTCCATGGATGCAAAGCTAGTTCagtattaacaaactaaaaaataaaaatcatatgatttaaTTGATGTTAAAagagtatttgataaaattcaacatccatttatgatattttaaaaaagaatgatgctCTCAAAAAACTAGGAATAGTGGGGAACTTACTTGacttgataaagggcatctataaacaacctacagctaacattgcagttaatggtgaaagactgaatgtttttcGCCTGAGatctggaacaaggcaaggtgtcactctcaccactcttatttaaCATATTGGTGAAAGTTCTAGCTAGTGCAATAATgaaacaaaaagggaaataaaagacatgcaaatcagaagagaagaaacaaaactgtttcTATTagtatttgtagatgacatgattatctatgtagaaatCTACAAAAATTCTCTTAGAAATAAcaagtgaattcagcaaggttgcaagatacaagaaaacatgcaaaaatcagctgcatttctatatactagcagtAAACATGTGAACaccaaaatttttaatataatacatttataattgctCAGAAATAACATATTAagatgtaaatctaacaaaacatgtgcaAGGCTTGTGCAGACAACTAcacaatgctgatgaaagaaatcaaagaagatctaaataatcGTTCAAGGATTAGAAGACTCAACAAAGAGAtcaattctcctcaaattgatacacaattttaatgcaatttctatcaaaattctagaaagacaaagacatacatatataatacacacacacaatggtattctaaaattaatttcaaatgcaaAGGAATTAGcgtagctaaaacaattttggaaaaaaggaataaagtgaaTGGAATTGGTCTACCCAAGTTCAACATTATTATACAGCTACAGTGATCAATATGGTGTATTGGCAGAGAGATAGAACTGtatatcaatggaatagaatagagagtccaaaAGTAACTCACACAAATATgcccagctgatttttttttattgaaatatagttgatgcacaatattatatgttacaggtttTCAATGTGGTGACTCACAATtattaaaggttatactccatttatagttattataaaatattggctgcatTCCctatattgtacaatatatcattgtagcttattttatacataatagtttgtaactcttaatccGTTACCCCAGagtccctcccccattccctcttCCCACTAATTAGTGGtgaccactaatttgttctccgtatctgtgagtctgtttctttcttgttatattcactagtttgttgtattttttagattccacatataagtgataacatacgatatttgtctttctctgtctgacttatttcacttagcataataccctccaagtccatccattgttgcaaatggcaaggtttcattcttttttattgctgagtagtattccattgcatatatatataccacatcttccttttccattcatctgttgatgggcacttaggttgcttccatatcttatatgtgtagctgatttttTACAAAGGCACGAAAGCAATCTAATGAAGGAAAGATACAGCCTTTCAACCAATGGTTCTGGAGCAATTTGACATCcataggcaaaaacaaaaaacaacaaaaaaagaacattgaTCTAAGTTTAACacataaaataaactcaaattgatcacagacttaaatgtaaaatgtaaaactacaaaactaGTAAAAAGCATGGGAGAAAAATCTTAGAATCTAGGGCTAGGCAGAGAGTCCTTAGACTTGATAGGAAATcataatccataaaaggaaaaattgataaagtatacttcatcaaaattaaaaggttttgttcttcaaaagaccatgtgaggaagatgaaaagacaagttcCAGAAAATATTGTATATCTTAAAAAGAACTAGTATCTAGACTAtagaaagaactctcaaaactcatcagtttaaaaaaaaatcagtcgaattttttaaatgggcaaaaccCAAAATATCATTATATGTGCATATTCATTTGCTTATCAAATAACAAGGTCTAATGGCAGATCCAATAATTTCTAAATAGAGATGAACACAAATTATAGTTCGAGACACCTACAATAGCTATAATGCTATATGGAAATATCTCTGATTTCTattggtgacaaagtcacaggATGTACAAGAGACATAGGAACATAAGTGACACAAAAACAAAGCAATCAGCAAAATCAAGTCTGTAGGGAATGGTACAATTCATCCAGTTCCTTCAATAAATTCCaagggtaaaaaaataaaaataaaaataaattccaaggaaaaaagagaaagagaaggtgggGACTTAGAGATGAAAAAAGATGAATTAGGTCAACCAATTGCAATGGATGGAACTTATCTGAttcaaaccccccaaaaaacagcttaaaagaaaaaaaaaagattatgagaCAAAACTGACCATTGCCTGGATGTTTGACAATATGAAGGAATTTTTGTTAAAGTGAGATAAAGTTATTGTGCTTATGTTTTTCTAAGGAGTCCTTATCTGTTAGAGATGCACTCTGAATCATCGATGGAGGAAGTAACACGGTACCTGAGATTTGCTTCAGTAAACCAGTGGACAGGAGGGGGCCCGGGAGTTGGATCTGGGAAATGGGTACATGGGGGTCTGTTTTCCTGTTCATGCtacttttgtacattttttagttttctataataaaaagtcaaaaataaagtTGCAGTAAACATCATTGTACAtgattctctgttttcatttaagATTATTCCTAAAAGTAGAATTGTGGCATTCAAGGCTGTGCACACCAAAATGCTTTTGAAATGCACTGCTTGAGTGAATTAGCGGAACATGAAAAACCAGGAGTAGCCCAGGACCACTCCCTGCAGGGAACCAGGGAACAATCTCAGAGGTGAGGATTGCCTTCCTCCGCCCTACCTCTCCTCCTTGCCCGGATGTGTCCTTTCTCTATGAAAGAAACCAAATTTTAGTCAGCTCTTGACTCCTGGTTCTCACCATTCCAGCTTCCCTGGTTCTTGCACCCATCTGCTGCatttaaatcattcattcatctagtCTGGTGGTTAAACATATATGTTTCATCAGTACCTTTCTTTTATACTAGATGCTGTAACAACACACCTATAGTAAATTGCTATGCTCATTTGTAATAATGTCCTCAGGATAAACCCCTAGAGGGGTCTCCCTAGGTCAGAAGAAAGCGTACTTTACCCTCCTGGTAACTTCTCCTgttcctcccccccccaccaccgGCAGCCAGCAGTGCTGCTGGTTCCTTGCCTCTGACTACATACCATCAAGTCCACAAACAACACTGACAAATTTGGTGGGTTAAAATAAGACCACTTTGCTGTTAACATTAGCATCTTTTATTACTGGGAGGTTGAATCTTCTAATTGTGGTAAACCCTTAGGGGCACTGGAGAAAATTTAATTCCTTAGACTCCCGAGGAAAATAAGGTCTAGCGTGGATCCTTCCTCTGGAGAGTGGATTTTCTGTTACCCACCCCTCCACAGCCAAAGCCCCCATGTTCCCTGAGCTGTGATCCCAGTgtgggcccccagcccctggcatggGAACCGCTGGAGAGGAGGTCCCCAGGGAAAACTCCAGGAGCAGAGCCTCTGGGAGTGGAGACGGAGCGTCACTGAGGAACTCTGATGAAGACTTCTGACCAGCGCCGCATCCCTAAAAACTTAGCGGGGCGCTCTTTCCCAGGAGGCAGCCAGAAACACTTCTTACTAAATGAACCAACAAGGaattagagaaggaaggaagggagggagggctggagggagggagggagggaattgcTAAATTAACTGACCAATAAATTCATTAATGAACAAATGAGTTGATTCATTAACAAGTGAATAAATGAGGGAGTTGGTGGGCTAATAAATGAACGTCTATGAGAGAGTTGGGGAACCCGGCAGAGATGGAAGCCTGCCAGCCTGCCCTCTGTCACAGGCAGCCAGCTTGGAGGAAGAGCCAACAGCCCACCACCAACCTCCCTTTAGGCACCCGGGGATGCCTACTGGTGCGCCCCAGGACCAGAGCACCAAACTGCACCCATAATGCTTCTCATAAAACGACAGAGTTTTACGTTTTCTACACACTTTTTCAAGGAAATTTTGTATGTGTCCTCACTactaatgaaataattatttctggGCGAGGGGGGAGTAAAACTTTcaacatctgaaataaaataacacaagCTGCTGAGAAAATGAACACTTGCCTTCTGAGTAAGCAGAATGGATTTTCCAAATTTCCACCAGGGAAAAGAGATCTGAGCAGCTTGGGAGCTGGAaactcctctctcccttctctcctgcctacccccacctccaccttttccttctttgtcttcctAAGAAGGATTAGCACAGGTGAGAATAAAGCCGCTCAACTTCCCCTAGGGCTCCCCATCCCCTCCATGCAGCGTGCAAGAGGCAGGCCTGCACCCCTTGCCAATCCCCACCCAGAGGCCAGAGGAACAAGGACATGTCTGGGGTCCCAGGGCAGCTCACAGGCACTGAGGTCTGGGGTCTCTGCTGTCTGTGTTCAAACCCTGACCCCAGCTTCTTCAGGGACCCACAGGcacctggggtggggtgagacccCAGACTCGAGAATGAGGGATAGGCCAATGGCCACGGGCCGGCAGGGCACACACTGCTTCATGTTTTCAGCAGCCCTTGGCTAGAGCAGATGCTCTCCATAGAAAACCCAGGAATTACTCATTTTTATTGCTTGTTCCTCCAAGTTCTTGAAAATGAGTGGCCCAAAACTTGGGCAGGTTTTCCCAAGGGGTTTCTTTTGCTCCTCTGCTCTGCCTTCTGGAATACACCTCCCCCTCCTAGCAAAGCAGTGGGGCCTCTGCACCCTGGGAAAGCAAGAAAGGCTCAGCCAGTGCCTCATTGCTATTTCCATAGTCTGAGCACCACCACCTTTGGGTGGGTCACTGTCTAATTCTGTGGCAAAGAAACGGCTCCAGCTACACCTGCCCCTGTCTCCACCCCGGGAGGCGAGCCAGGGTGGCAAAGATGAGGCTCTCCCCCTCCGCGCCCAGTATGCTCATCGCCTCTCAGCCCGGCTGTCCCCGCTCCAGCCTCTGCCTTTGCTGCCAGCCTATCCTCCTCCCTCACCTTCAGGAGACCCGTCCGGCCATGCACCTCTTCCCTCCAATGTTACTTCAACTTCTCGTCATAAAACGAAATGATTCCACTGTTTGTGCTGTTAGCTACATTTATCTCTAAGAGCAAAATGTTGAGTTTAGTTTAATAAGGAAAATACCTTTCAAAGGATAACTCATTGGAACTCATTAGGTACCATAAAGGCCACTATTTAAAGATTCAGTAATTCCAGTGATGATCTTTTTAAAGCAGATTTATAGCAGAAAATAGTTAGATTCTTTGACTTCGgttataattttccattttgtaatttAATACTCCTTTAGTTTATATTTGCACATTAAAAATATAGCATCTAAAAGTCCATCATTAAATACTTTTAATAAGTGCAATAAATAAGTTTTACAGTGTGcataaatctaaaaacaaaacccaacataAATTGTTAATCTTACACTTTTTCTCATTAATTGCAATACGTAAACATATGTTTTATACAAAGATATTTGCTacaaaataagtataataaatacGGTTTACCACATGTATTAATCTTAATAGTTACAAGCTGTTAATCTTATATATTAGGTAATAATTtgcaataaataattgtttattaTCTTGATGTTTGCTTGTCTTGGGTTTTAGCAAGATGCAATAAAGAAATGCAATTTTGAATAATTTGATTGTAAGACTGCTGGggaaatactgtatgttataaTTAGCTGGGAGACAATTCTATTCACAAGAAGAACAGTGGAAATGGGGTGAAGTAACCAAAACATACGTTAGTGAGTCcataaataatttaagaaaagttcagtttcaaataatatattattttgaacACTTAAATGCAAATGCAATTAGTGAAACATGTCACATTCTTTTGTGCTTTCATCCTTACATATTCAAGGAAGATGGAGAAAGTGGTAAGCCTCATGGAAACTGCCCAGTTCCAAGCTGGGATGGAAGTACGGCTGCCTTTGGTGAAAAGAGTGAACTGCCCGCCCCAGCAGCCAGAGGCTCCCCGCAGCCTGTAAATACAGCTTCTGGAATAGCCCGCAGAGCGTGCACAGATGCAGCACCCTCCAGACCCAACCTTCCACCAGCACTTGTCCAATTCCACGTGAAAACCACACACGCATTTTCAGGGAGGGGTTGTCACCTTTACCGAACTTAATAGAAACAGTTCATCTTATATGTAAAGGTAATAATTTGTCATAAATAATTGTTCATTATCTGGGTATTTGCTTATCTTGGAGTTTAGCAATGTGCCATAAAGCTGTGCAATTTTGAGTAATTTGATTGTAAGACTGCTGGGAAAATGAGGTGGATCGTAATGAGCTGAGGGAGGGTCCTGTGGGTGAGAGACATCAAGACAGAACCAGACCACTGTCTACCAGCGAATGTAAAATCAGGGTCCTCGCCGATGACAATATGGGGTCTTTGCATATTCACTCAAAGACAGAGAGTGAATCagtttccctttcttcccttttggaGGCAACCAGCTCTGGCTGAATGAAGACTTGATCCCTCAGTGATGATGCAGAGATAGCCCCAGGGATGCTCAGGTCCTACTTATGGGTGCTGGGGGTGCAGCTGCAGAGGTGTGCCTTGGCCAAGGCCCCACAAGGCCCTTGTGCTGGCCAGTTGGTGTCAAAAGCTCACCTGTTGGTCTGATGCTTCTCACTGCAGCACCCACACACTGTCACACCCCTGCAGGCACAGAGCCGGAGGGGTCCCAGCCACGAGGAGGCTGTACTGGCCGGGTGCTAAGACCCTGCGAGCTCTGCCCTCATGGGATCCCAAGGGCACAGTCACTTTAGGAAAACCTCCCCCagccaagaaaggaaaggaggaagggaggagggaagggagggaggaagggaggaaagaagggagggagggaggaaacggagaaaaagaaagaaacagaatccCAGATCCCTTATAACCATGAACAACTTTTCCAACTGTAGACAATATTAGCAACcccacaaagacacacacacacacacatacatgcacacgcaCTCACGTGCATCAAGTGATGCAAAAGTCTCCACATCAAAGCTCACTAGTAATGTGCTCATGTCAGTAGTTCCTGTGGCTTTAACACCTCCTTTTTCTACGCTTCTGTTACTACGCGTCCCTGGTACAGCCAGCCTGGCTTCTTTTTTTACACCCAGCTCCTTGGACAGCCCTCCCGGCCTCACCTGGAGGGCAAGCCCCTGGCAGCCTCTGGCCAGGCTGGGTGTGGCCCACGGGCTGGGTGGAGGCTGTTCATCAGGGCCACAGATCAGCTCAGTCTCTGGACGTTCCTGCCTCGGGTGGGGCTTCAGGCAGAGTTGGTTCCAGGTTCCTAGGAGCAAGTTCCATGAGCCTGAGGCTCAAGGGATCTGAAGACATCACAGACTCACTGACTTGTCCTCTCCTTGGTCACAGCCAGCAGCTTCCATCCCGCCGCCCTGCTCTCTGCTGGACAGGGAGgaagcccaccccacccccaaccgtCCCACCTCCACCCAGGCACAGTCCTCAGTTCTCAGGTGTCACTACCCCAGGCTCCCCAGCCTCCACCCTGGATATGAGATAACAGGTCTCAGGATGCAGCTAGCACTACGGGGGCAGGGACtggcccactcccaccccatccccccataTCATGACTTTGGAGAGGCCTCCTAAGGTTCGTGAGGGGTCGGCAGAGCCGCACCCCAGCTCATTGAGGGGAAGGAATTTTAGAACATCCCTGGATATTCGGGAAATCCTGACTAATCTGGACTTCCGGTGGAGGGCCCGGCTTGAAGTGGAGACCACTCTGATACCCCAGAAGATGATGTGAGAGCCCCAAAGGGGGGAACCTTGGGCTCCTCTCAAACTcaaggggaaggaaaaggagtCAGGAAAAGTCTGCTGTTCAGAGGCAACTGCCTCTAAAACCCAAGATGACGAACACTAAAGCTCGTTTCGGCAGATGGAAACGCGCCTGCCTCCTCGCCTGAAGATGCGAAAAGCAATCCGAGTCCCTGGGCGGCGCAGGGCAACTGCGGAAATCTCGCAGCCAGATGAA
Proteins encoded in this region:
- the LOC133078604 gene encoding bolA-like protein 3 isoform X2, coding for MAAWSPASAAPLLCGTCRLPLLHCAQCMFASQTEGELKVTQILKEKFPRATAIKVTDISGGCTKRRNQMYAWIVDIYLCPQTLTTPWLRRCCC
- the LOC133078604 gene encoding bolA-like protein 3 isoform X1; translation: MAAWSPASAAPLLCGTCRLPLLHCAQCMFASQTEGELKVTQILKEKFPRATAIKVTDISGGCGAMYEIQIKSEEFKEKRTVQQHQMVPQALKEEIKCMHGLWIFTSVPKH